The sequence below is a genomic window from Alligator mississippiensis isolate rAllMis1 chromosome 16, rAllMis1, whole genome shotgun sequence.
ACCTCCATAGCTTCAGACACCTCCATTTGAAAGTTTCTGGACACTATTTCTTACATTCGTAgatatagggtcagaagggacctaagtagatcatcaagtccgaccccctgccagggcaggagagaatactgggctcatacgaccacagctaggtaattgtcaagcctcctccttaaagacccccaaagtaggagccagcaccacttcccttggaagttagttccagatcctagctgctaaAGTTGGTTTGACTCAGCAaaccttctctacttcccttggaagttggttccagatcctagataTAGCTAAACGCAAAATAAAAGATAAAGTCTGCCCCCAGTAAAGACCAAATGCACCAAAGACAGGTCCTGCCAGCGAACTCTTTTCCCTGTAGCCATATTTAGCCGCCAGTTACAGACATTACTGTTTATACAATATCTCAGCACATTCATGTTTTAGGCTGCATTCCTAGTACTAACGGGTGCTACCTGGTTATCTTGTTTAATAACGTTCTGTGCTGCCAAAGTGTTGTTTTTGAGACTGCGAGCCAAACTCAGCATTTCTTCTGCTAATTTCTCTTGCAGGTTCTGATGATGCTGCAACACGGCATCCAGCTCAGTTGCCGACTGTTTCTCATCAGGTTCAAGTCCTCTACAGAGAACAAGGCAGAAAGGTTAGGATGCTTCAAATGATTTCAAGGACTGTTCTCCCCAAAGCACTTTACTATGTAAACTGACAAGCACATTACATTACAGCTCACATCTCTTATCAATTGGAAAGAGCAGTAAGTTAAACACAGATCATGGAAGCCAGTCATTAAAATCTGGGCCTACACAAAAAGGAAGTAAAACCCTTGCACCCGAATCAAAAAACATTTGGAAGTCAGAAGCCTTTGGAAAGCAGCTGTCACTTCCCACAAAGTAGCAAAATGTTAGATTCTGACTTACTTGCGCTTCCTTATGTTCGGCTCCTCagaatctgtttaaaaaaaaaaaaatagttacctTGCGTTTTAGCATATTATAAACTTCCAGGCCTGACTCTACCATGGCAAGCTGCCTTATAAGCAGTGATCCATGAAAACGACAAGAGGCCAAAGGAAATTAAAGGCTTAACTTTGTTTGGGCACCTGCCTGAGGAAACAAGGGTTTAGAAAGCTTTGACGGAGGAGGCACCAAGCTATCACGCCCACGTCCAGTTCAGAGAAATAGAagagaccagcctgaagaaaaagGCTGAATCACTGTTCCCAAATAACAGCATCTAAGTCAAGTgtagctcctgcagcagcagctagagaaACTGGCCACTGATGTGGCTGGGCACAGTGGGGGTCAGTCACGCATTTCAAAAGAGTTAACATGATCTAGATTCAAATGGCTCCTGGAACTATGCAATCCGCCTGTGCCAGGAGACACAGGTAACAATAAGACTGGACTCTTGTGTCCAACCCTGAAGTAAGTCTGAATTCATGCAGACAGATACTCTCTGTCCTGAAGAAGCCTAGCACAAGCACGTCAGGGCATGACTGGGCACTACACAACACCAGCATCTGTGCTGGTACTTCTAGTTGTCTTATCAGCTGGTGTGATAGAGGAGTTCCAGGATGACAGACTCCTGGCGTCAAGCGGGCTTCAGCTGATTTGTAACCACCCCTTGCACCAGCGCACAACCCTGAGCACCTGAACCAAGTTCTCAGATAGAAACTTACCGTTGATGGACAAGGGATCCTGGGGAGGCAAGGAGACAAAGAAAAATTAGGTACACACACAAATGGAACTGGGGCCCACCGGCAAGCACATCTCACCCCCAGAGCATCCTCCTTTCTAACGTTTCCCGCCAGCAACTGCCCTGTATCCACCACAAGGAGCCAAGAGTGTCACAGATCATAAGTTAGGCTCAGCCCCTTGAAGGCAACATGCTGCCAACTGACAATCTGTGCTCTCGCTGGGGAGAGATGGGTGTATCCTCAGCTTTAAAAAACACACGCTTTGAGAGGAGaattgaaaaaaagaatgaaataaaaaataatctcaGAAGCTGTCGGAGTCCCCTTGGCTATGACCTGCCCCCGCAGACAACCACGGGTCCGAGGCCTGCTACCGACAGCGGTCCCCGAGGACGCTGTCACTTCAAGGCTGGGGACGGCACCTGGCTGAGGTAGGTGACCCCCTGGAACCAGCAGCAAAACATACTGTGCCGAGCAGCTCACTCCTCATGTTGTCCGTACAGCGAGCTTTCGTCCGCAGGTGAACTGTTTTAGTGGCCGGTGCTCGCTCTTTGGCCGTAGTGGGAGTTCGTCCCGGAGCCA
It includes:
- the USE1 gene encoding vesicle transport protein USE1 isoform X3 yields the protein MLLELKTRSSKPAPELLNEYSRKVDFLKGLLEAEKLSSSTEKALANQFLAPGRTPTTAKERAPATKTVHLRTKARCTDNMRSELLGTDPLSINDSEEPNIRKRKGLEPDEKQSATELDAVLQHHQNLQEKLAEEMLSLARSLKNNTLAAQNVIKQDNQTLSQSLRMADHNFEKLKDESERLEQHAKKSVNWLLWIMLIIVCFIFISMILFIRIFPKLR